A region of Streptomyces sp. R44 DNA encodes the following proteins:
- a CDS encoding TetR/AcrR family transcriptional regulator has product MGAARTPRERWVEEGLTVLADGGPDAVRVEALAKRLGVTKGGFYGYFADRDALLAAMLDTWEREAADQVVERVRQEPDGDPRALITLAGMLTFSGERLRPIDLAVRDWARRDEAVAARLRRVDNRRMELLREMIGTFCSDPDEVEARSLLAFCVAIGHHFLAADHQGRSRAEVLARAGDLILDRPQSPGPNGT; this is encoded by the coding sequence GTGGGCGCCGCACGCACACCGCGCGAACGCTGGGTGGAGGAAGGACTGACCGTTCTCGCGGACGGCGGGCCCGACGCCGTCCGCGTCGAAGCCCTCGCCAAGCGCCTCGGCGTCACCAAAGGCGGCTTCTACGGGTACTTCGCCGACCGCGACGCCCTCCTCGCCGCCATGCTCGACACCTGGGAGCGCGAGGCCGCCGACCAGGTCGTCGAGCGGGTCCGGCAGGAACCGGACGGCGACCCCAGGGCCCTCATCACCCTCGCCGGCATGCTCACCTTCTCCGGCGAACGCCTCCGCCCCATCGACCTCGCCGTCCGCGACTGGGCCCGGCGCGACGAGGCCGTCGCCGCGCGCCTGCGCCGGGTCGACAACCGGCGCATGGAGCTGCTCCGCGAGATGATCGGCACCTTCTGCTCCGACCCCGACGAGGTCGAGGCCCGCAGCCTGCTCGCCTTCTGCGTGGCCATCGGGCACCACTTCCTCGCCGCCGACCACCAGGGCCGTAGCCGCGCCGAGGTGCTCGCCCGGGCTGGCGATCTCATCCTGGACCGGCCTCAATCCCCTGGTCCGAACGGCACGTGA
- a CDS encoding aminoglycoside phosphotransferase family protein, whose protein sequence is MTSTGIDAALVQRLIAAQFPDWAGLPVREVDSAGTDNAMFRLGDAYAVRLPKADWAVGQAEKEQRWLPRLAPHLTLPVPVPLGHGVPGEGYDRAWSVFAWLDGDDAHNAPLADLAHTAVELGRFGHALRSVDAAGGPATSRGGPVTGWEDGAMVPALRALGADGTIDAELATAAWESVLRLPQWDGPPVWVHGDLLPGNLLGRDGRLSAVIDFGALGTGDPACDTMPAWTLLTAETRPLFREAARVDDATWARGRGWALVWGVVTEHYYRGKNPVLATIAHRSHTEALAEYAAVL, encoded by the coding sequence ATGACCTCCACCGGTATCGACGCCGCCCTCGTCCAGCGGCTCATCGCCGCCCAGTTCCCCGACTGGGCGGGGCTTCCCGTACGGGAGGTCGACTCGGCCGGCACCGACAACGCCATGTTCCGGCTGGGGGACGCGTACGCCGTACGCCTGCCCAAGGCCGACTGGGCGGTCGGGCAGGCCGAGAAGGAACAGCGCTGGCTGCCCCGCCTCGCCCCGCACCTCACCCTCCCCGTCCCCGTGCCCCTCGGTCACGGAGTGCCGGGGGAGGGGTACGACCGCGCCTGGTCGGTGTTCGCCTGGCTCGACGGCGACGACGCCCACAACGCCCCGCTCGCCGATCTCGCCCACACCGCCGTCGAGTTGGGCCGCTTCGGTCACGCCCTGCGCTCCGTCGACGCCGCCGGCGGCCCCGCCACCTCCCGCGGCGGCCCGGTCACCGGCTGGGAGGACGGCGCCATGGTCCCCGCCCTCCGGGCACTCGGCGCCGACGGCACGATCGACGCCGAACTCGCCACCGCCGCCTGGGAGTCCGTGCTCCGGCTCCCGCAGTGGGACGGCCCGCCCGTCTGGGTCCACGGCGACCTGCTGCCGGGCAACCTCCTCGGCCGCGACGGCCGCCTCAGCGCCGTCATCGACTTCGGAGCCCTCGGTACGGGGGACCCCGCCTGCGACACCATGCCCGCCTGGACCCTGCTCACCGCCGAGACCCGCCCCCTCTTCCGCGAGGCCGCCCGGGTCGACGACGCCACCTGGGCGCGCGGCCGGGGCTGGGCCCTGGTCTGGGGCGTCGTGACCGAGCACTACTACCGCGGGAAGAACCCGGTCCTCGCCACGATCGCCCACCGCAGCCACACGGAGGCCCTCGCCGAGTACGCGGCCGTGCTGTAG
- a CDS encoding VOC family protein — protein MRGALHHVELWVGDLERAERSLGWLLGALGYALFQSWEGGRSWALGSCYLVVEQSPARTADAHDRLRPGLNHLAFHAGDRSAVDALAAEAPAHGWRLMFADRHPYAGGEGHYAAYLENEDGFEVELVAG, from the coding sequence GTGAGGGGGGCGCTGCACCACGTCGAGCTGTGGGTGGGTGACCTGGAGCGGGCCGAGCGGAGCCTCGGCTGGCTGCTCGGGGCGCTCGGCTACGCGCTGTTCCAGTCCTGGGAGGGCGGCCGCAGCTGGGCGCTCGGCTCCTGCTACCTGGTGGTCGAGCAGTCCCCGGCCCGTACGGCGGACGCGCACGACCGCCTCCGGCCGGGCCTCAACCACCTGGCCTTCCACGCCGGCGACCGGTCGGCCGTCGACGCCCTCGCCGCCGAGGCGCCGGCGCACGGCTGGCGGCTGATGTTCGCCGACCGGCATCCGTACGCGGGCGGCGAGGGCCACTACGCGGCGTACCTGGAGAACGAGGACGGGTTCGAGGTGGAGCTGGTGGCGGGCTGA
- a CDS encoding UvrD-helicase domain-containing protein — protein MSVSVPESDAPDALDDPLARERAHLTSSRAALRAMREDVEALDIKDVTANWVNSLVLGRQIEDRIKALADLADTPLFFGRLDYLHTTQEGQRFYIGRRHVHDADGDPMVIDWRAPVSQPYYQASKKDPQDVGLRRRFGYTGGDLTAYEDEHLSDPQELEHTSRLLQAEIERPRVGPMRDIVATIQPEQDGIVRSDLSGTVCVQGGPGTGKTAVGLHRVAYLLYAHRERLARTGTLVIGPNRSFLHYIEQVLPALGELEVQQATVDDLVAHVEVRGTDEAATAVVKGDARMAEVLRRAVRSHVTLPTESLMVVRGSRRWRVPAYEIEEMVRELLDRDIRYGAAREALPQRIAHAVLVRMEEAGEAPDDRVQNAVARNTAVKAVVKECWPLVEPAKLVLRLLSDADFLAEHAEGLLTEDEQKLLLWAKPARSVRTAKWSAADAVLIDEVKDLVERTHSLGHVVLDEAQDLSPMQYRAVGRRCTTGSATVLGDLAQGTTPWATESWAQALGHLGKPEALVEELTAGFRVPREVIAYASRLLPHMSPGLAAVESVRENPGSLEVRPSEALDEDVVAACVEALTHEGSIGLIAADARIAPLAEALTAAGLAYLSPGEETTAESRLTLVPASLAKGLEYDYVVLDEPAAVVDGEPDERTGLRRLYVALTRAVSGLTVVHSAPVPEQLGTPA, from the coding sequence GTGTCCGTGTCCGTGCCCGAATCCGACGCTCCCGACGCCCTCGACGATCCGCTCGCGCGCGAGCGCGCCCATCTGACCTCCTCCCGCGCCGCGCTGCGCGCGATGCGCGAGGACGTCGAGGCGCTCGACATCAAGGACGTCACCGCGAACTGGGTCAACTCCCTGGTCCTCGGGCGGCAGATCGAGGACCGGATCAAGGCGCTCGCCGACCTCGCGGACACCCCGCTCTTCTTCGGGCGCCTCGACTACCTGCACACCACGCAGGAGGGGCAGCGGTTCTACATCGGCCGGCGGCACGTCCACGACGCCGACGGCGACCCGATGGTCATCGACTGGCGCGCGCCGGTCTCCCAGCCGTACTACCAGGCCTCGAAGAAGGACCCGCAGGACGTCGGCCTGCGGCGCCGCTTCGGGTACACGGGCGGCGACCTCACCGCGTACGAGGACGAGCACCTCTCCGACCCTCAGGAGCTCGAACACACCAGCCGGCTGCTCCAGGCGGAGATCGAGCGGCCCCGCGTCGGTCCGATGCGCGACATCGTCGCCACGATCCAGCCGGAGCAGGACGGGATCGTCCGCTCCGACCTGTCGGGGACGGTGTGCGTGCAGGGAGGACCGGGGACCGGAAAGACCGCCGTCGGCCTGCACCGTGTCGCGTACCTGCTGTACGCGCACCGGGAGCGGCTCGCCCGCACCGGCACCCTGGTCATCGGGCCGAACCGTTCCTTCCTCCACTACATCGAGCAGGTCCTGCCCGCGCTCGGCGAGCTGGAGGTGCAGCAGGCGACGGTCGACGACCTCGTCGCGCACGTGGAGGTGCGGGGCACGGACGAGGCGGCGACGGCGGTCGTGAAGGGCGACGCCCGGATGGCGGAGGTGCTGCGGCGGGCGGTCCGCTCGCACGTGACGCTGCCGACGGAGTCCTTGATGGTCGTGCGCGGTTCGCGACGCTGGCGGGTTCCCGCGTACGAGATCGAGGAGATGGTACGGGAGTTGCTCGACCGCGACATCCGGTACGGCGCCGCCCGCGAGGCCCTCCCGCAGCGCATCGCGCACGCCGTCCTGGTCCGGATGGAGGAGGCCGGCGAGGCCCCCGACGACCGGGTGCAGAACGCCGTCGCGCGGAACACGGCCGTGAAGGCCGTCGTGAAGGAGTGCTGGCCGCTCGTCGAGCCCGCGAAGCTGGTCCTGCGGCTGCTGAGCGACGCCGACTTCCTCGCCGAGCACGCCGAGGGGCTGCTCACCGAGGACGAGCAGAAGCTGCTCCTCTGGGCGAAGCCGGCGCGGAGCGTGAGGACGGCGAAGTGGTCGGCGGCGGACGCCGTCCTCATCGACGAGGTGAAGGACCTGGTGGAGCGGACGCACTCGCTCGGGCACGTGGTCCTCGACGAGGCGCAGGACCTGTCCCCCATGCAGTACCGGGCGGTGGGCCGCCGCTGCACGACCGGCTCGGCGACGGTCCTCGGCGACCTGGCGCAGGGCACGACGCCGTGGGCGACGGAGAGCTGGGCGCAGGCGCTCGGGCACCTGGGGAAGCCGGAGGCGCTGGTGGAGGAGCTGACCGCCGGCTTCCGCGTGCCGCGCGAGGTGATCGCGTACGCCTCGCGGCTCCTTCCGCACATGTCGCCGGGGCTCGCGGCGGTGGAGTCGGTCCGGGAGAACCCGGGCTCCCTGGAGGTCCGCCCCAGCGAGGCCCTCGACGAGGACGTCGTCGCCGCCTGCGTCGAGGCGCTGACGCACGAGGGCTCGATCGGCCTGATCGCCGCCGACGCGCGGATCGCGCCGCTCGCGGAGGCGCTGACGGCGGCGGGGCTCGCGTACCTCTCGCCCGGCGAGGAGACGACGGCCGAGTCCCGGCTCACCCTCGTCCCGGCCTCGCTGGCGAAGGGTCTGGAGTACGACTACGTGGTCCTGGACGAGCCGGCGGCCGTCGTCGACGGCGAACCGGACGAGCGGACCGGCCTGCGGCGCCTGTACGTGGCGCTGACCCGTGCCGTGTCCGGCCTGACGGTCGTCCACTCGGCGCCGGTTCCCGAGCAGTTGGGGACCCCTGCGTGA
- a CDS encoding CARDB domain-containing protein, whose amino-acid sequence MSKSSFGRLARLAACATAAGLVTVGVTAAPAAADSDQLWIVSPWELALPKAVDGGEAQAVTVGLGLYHDNAGYRVTDGRLTVDVSGLAGIADVTWPDTCAPAGTTAVCSFPEVPLTGEAPVEVKLRAAAGAAAGVTGQINYTATATTGSGTLVAPEGSTTVRVASGPDLVVTQAAPVTGVAPGSTVPVPVSVVNKGNEAANGVQVTLYVTRGLDLGTVAPQCTREPLGEGTIKPLTKIDCAFDDVVAPGGTFALPTALQARTAPYAMAERVDIGVHARGGAEDLDPGSNGTVASIGVTNTADFAVRGARLTAAAGETVRADVTFRNRGPAWVANLGSGDPVGSVDVTVPQGATATTVPDACEPRTADGGWWESEVRTGAPRYVCQLPIWVAEQQSMTFPFELRVDTAVTGAKGAIVLNPPYGTGFAFDPNAKNNKAKLVLNPTV is encoded by the coding sequence ATGAGCAAGTCCTCCTTCGGCCGTCTCGCGCGACTCGCCGCGTGCGCCACCGCGGCCGGCCTGGTCACCGTCGGCGTGACCGCCGCACCGGCCGCCGCCGACAGCGACCAGCTGTGGATCGTCTCGCCCTGGGAGCTGGCGCTGCCCAAGGCCGTCGACGGCGGCGAGGCCCAGGCCGTCACCGTCGGCCTGGGGCTCTACCACGACAACGCCGGCTACCGGGTGACCGACGGCCGGCTGACCGTCGACGTCTCCGGCCTGGCGGGCATCGCCGACGTCACCTGGCCGGACACCTGCGCCCCGGCCGGCACCACCGCCGTCTGCTCCTTCCCCGAGGTCCCGCTGACCGGCGAAGCCCCGGTCGAGGTGAAGCTGCGCGCCGCCGCCGGCGCCGCGGCGGGCGTCACCGGCCAGATCAACTACACGGCCACGGCCACCACCGGCTCCGGCACCCTGGTCGCGCCCGAGGGCTCCACCACCGTCCGGGTCGCGTCCGGCCCCGACCTCGTCGTCACCCAGGCCGCCCCGGTGACCGGCGTCGCCCCCGGCAGCACCGTCCCCGTGCCCGTCTCCGTGGTGAACAAGGGCAACGAAGCCGCGAACGGCGTCCAGGTCACCCTCTACGTCACCCGCGGCCTCGACCTCGGCACGGTCGCCCCGCAGTGCACCCGCGAGCCGCTCGGCGAGGGCACGATCAAGCCGCTCACCAAGATCGACTGCGCCTTCGACGACGTCGTGGCCCCGGGCGGCACCTTCGCCCTGCCGACGGCGCTGCAGGCCAGGACCGCCCCGTACGCGATGGCCGAGCGCGTCGACATCGGCGTGCACGCCCGCGGCGGCGCCGAGGACCTCGACCCGGGGAGCAACGGCACGGTCGCCTCGATCGGCGTCACCAACACCGCGGACTTCGCCGTCCGCGGCGCGCGGCTCACCGCCGCCGCCGGCGAGACCGTCCGCGCGGACGTCACCTTCCGCAACCGCGGCCCGGCCTGGGTCGCCAACCTCGGCTCCGGCGACCCGGTCGGCTCCGTCGACGTCACCGTCCCGCAGGGCGCGACCGCGACCACGGTGCCGGACGCCTGCGAGCCGCGTACGGCGGACGGCGGCTGGTGGGAGAGCGAGGTGCGCACCGGCGCGCCGCGCTACGTGTGCCAGCTGCCGATCTGGGTGGCCGAGCAGCAGAGCATGACGTTCCCGTTCGAGCTGCGCGTCGACACGGCCGTCACCGGCGCGAAGGGCGCGATCGTCCTGAACCCGCCGTACGGCACGGGCTTCGCGTTCGACCCGAACGCGAAGAACAACAAGGCGAAGCTGGTCCTGAACCCGACGGTCTGA
- a CDS encoding DNA repair helicase XPB produces the protein MNGPLIVQSDKTLLLEVDHELAEACRRAIAPFAELERAPEHIHTYRVTPLGLWNARAAGHDAEQVVDALVEYSRYPVPHALLVDIAETMARYGRLTLSKHPTHGLVLTTTDRPVLEEILRSKKVQPLVGERIDADTVAVHPSERGQIKQTLLKLGWPAEDLAGYVDGEAHRIDLAEDGWSLRPYQKQAVDGFWHGGSGVVVLPCGAGKTLVGAGAMAQAKATTLILVTNTVSARQWKHELVKRTSLTEDEIGEYSGTRKEIRPVTIATYQVLTTKRKGIYPHLELFDSRDWGLIVYDEVHLLPAPVFKFTADLQARRRLGLTATLVREDGRESDVFSLIGPKRFDAPWKEIEAQGYIAPADCVEVRVNLTDSERLAYATAEAEEKYRFCATTATKRKVTEALVKKFEGQQILVIGQYIDQLDELGEHLDAPVIKGETSNAQREKLFDAFRNGEINVLVVSKVANFSIDLPEATVAIQVSGTFGSRQEEAQRLGRVLRPKADGHQAHFYSVVARDTIDQDFAAHRQRFLAEQGYAYRIVDADELLAGD, from the coding sequence GTGAATGGGCCACTCATCGTCCAGAGCGACAAGACGCTGCTCCTGGAGGTCGACCACGAGCTCGCCGAGGCGTGTCGGCGGGCCATCGCGCCGTTCGCGGAGCTGGAGCGGGCTCCGGAGCACATCCACACGTACCGGGTGACGCCGCTGGGGCTGTGGAACGCGCGGGCCGCCGGGCACGACGCCGAGCAGGTCGTCGACGCGCTCGTCGAGTACTCGCGCTATCCCGTGCCGCACGCGCTGCTCGTGGACATCGCCGAGACCATGGCCCGGTACGGGCGGCTCACGCTCTCCAAGCACCCCACGCACGGGCTCGTGCTGACCACGACCGACCGGCCCGTCCTGGAGGAGATCCTCCGGTCGAAGAAGGTGCAGCCGCTGGTCGGGGAGCGGATCGACGCGGACACCGTCGCCGTGCACCCCTCCGAGCGGGGGCAGATCAAGCAGACGCTCCTCAAGCTGGGCTGGCCGGCCGAGGACCTCGCCGGGTACGTGGACGGTGAGGCGCACCGGATCGACCTCGCCGAGGACGGCTGGAGCCTGCGGCCGTACCAGAAGCAGGCCGTCGACGGCTTCTGGCACGGCGGCTCCGGTGTCGTCGTGCTGCCCTGTGGCGCGGGGAAGACGCTGGTCGGGGCCGGGGCGATGGCCCAGGCCAAGGCGACGACGCTGATCCTGGTGACGAACACCGTGTCCGCCCGGCAGTGGAAGCACGAGCTGGTGAAGCGGACCTCGCTGACGGAGGACGAGATCGGCGAGTACTCCGGTACGCGCAAGGAGATCCGGCCGGTCACCATCGCCACGTACCAGGTGCTCACGACGAAGCGGAAGGGGATCTATCCCCACCTGGAGCTCTTCGACTCCCGGGACTGGGGCCTCATCGTGTACGACGAGGTGCACCTGCTGCCGGCGCCGGTCTTCAAGTTCACCGCCGACCTCCAGGCCCGGCGGCGCCTCGGTCTGACCGCGACCCTCGTCCGGGAGGACGGGCGGGAGTCCGACGTGTTCTCGCTGATCGGGCCGAAGCGGTTCGACGCGCCGTGGAAGGAGATCGAGGCGCAGGGGTACATCGCGCCCGCCGACTGCGTCGAGGTCCGGGTCAACCTCACGGACTCCGAGCGGCTCGCGTACGCGACGGCCGAGGCCGAGGAGAAGTACCGCTTCTGCGCGACGACGGCGACGAAGCGGAAGGTGACCGAGGCCCTGGTGAAGAAGTTCGAGGGCCAGCAGATCCTCGTCATCGGGCAGTACATCGACCAGCTGGACGAGCTCGGCGAGCACCTGGACGCGCCGGTCATCAAGGGCGAGACGTCGAACGCGCAGCGGGAGAAGCTCTTCGACGCGTTCCGCAACGGCGAGATCAACGTCCTCGTGGTGTCGAAGGTCGCGAACTTCTCGATCGACCTGCCGGAGGCGACGGTCGCGATCCAGGTCTCGGGCACCTTCGGCTCCCGCCAGGAGGAGGCCCAGCGCCTGGGCCGCGTCCTGCGCCCGAAGGCGGACGGCCACCAGGCGCACTTCTACTCGGTGGTCGCACGGGACACGATCGACCAGGACTTCGCGGCCCACCGGCAGCGGTTCCTGGCGGAGCAGGGGTACGCGTACCGGATCGTCGACGCGGACGAGCTGCTGGCCGGGGACTGA
- a CDS encoding Uma2 family endonuclease, which produces MSVAHDPHDGPWTMEEVLALGEDRGERRELMGEALLMSPAPGFKHQRASSRLWGLLDAAVQAAGADAEVLEAVNVVLPDGLFIPDIVVVEAAAAAENPTTCDADAVLLVVEIVSQSSSGRRTDRLLKPPYYAEAGIEHLWRFELEPEPALVVSELRDGHYVERLVAEAGRETAIDAPFPLKVDPGALVNPRR; this is translated from the coding sequence ATGAGCGTTGCTCACGATCCGCATGACGGGCCTTGGACGATGGAGGAGGTCCTGGCTCTGGGGGAGGACCGAGGTGAGCGTCGCGAATTGATGGGGGAAGCACTCTTGATGTCACCGGCTCCGGGATTCAAGCACCAGCGGGCGTCGTCGCGGTTGTGGGGCCTTCTGGACGCCGCTGTGCAGGCGGCGGGGGCTGATGCCGAGGTCCTTGAGGCCGTCAACGTCGTTCTGCCCGACGGCCTGTTCATCCCGGACATCGTCGTCGTGGAGGCGGCGGCGGCCGCCGAGAACCCGACCACGTGCGACGCGGACGCTGTCCTGCTCGTCGTCGAGATCGTCTCGCAGTCCTCCTCCGGCCGCCGCACCGACCGGCTTCTCAAGCCGCCGTACTACGCGGAGGCCGGCATCGAGCACCTGTGGCGCTTTGAGCTGGAGCCCGAACCGGCGCTGGTCGTCTCCGAGCTGCGGGACGGCCACTACGTGGAGCGGCTGGTCGCGGAGGCCGGGCGCGAGACGGCGATCGACGCGCCCTTCCCGTTGAAGGTCGACCCGGGCGCCCTGGTGAACCCGAGGCGCTAG
- a CDS encoding helicase C-terminal domain-containing protein, whose product MGIGELDREAHVPEVTGAGAAPRTLAEALRARGDEGLSALLRARPDLLSPVPNDLTQLATRAGTRGSVVRALERLDRFALQTAEALAVAPDPAPYPVLLALLTGDEGDPEIEAALPGAVALLREQALVWGEDDRLRLVRTARELLAPSAQHPSPTGLGPTVAEATAGMSPGRVQEIIATAGLTPTHDPVSAVAALTELFTDRARMGALLDEASPEALSVLDRLVWGPPYGEVTANPAPPVQWLRDRGLLLPVSARTMVLPREVALHLRGGRAHRAPEPVAPVVETAREYRPQVVDSTAAGQAYATLATVEELLKSWHQGGPQVLRAGGMAVRDLKRTAAALDVTEQLAAFWLELCFAAGLLASDGEADERYAPTPAYDDWLDLPAAERWARLVAPWLMATRVAGLVGGADAKGRTLAALGPDLDRAAAPEVRHRVLELLATLPPGAAADPETLFARMRWERPLRTAAQASPPKPTVGAGAAGAAGARGASASDDSPATGTPTAGSALPTDLRSRLARWSLAEAELLGLTGRGALAAPARALLNLPLAEAAAPADHGGRVELSVAAGRAATLLAPLLPEAVDHVLLQADLTAVAPGPLRRPLADALAVLADVESKGGATVYRFTPGSVRRALDSGRSASDLHDFLTAHSRTPVPQPLAYLIDDVARKHGHLRIGAASAYVRCDDDTVLGEILADRRSAALGLRRLAPTVLAAQTDPASLLDGLRSMGYAPAAESAEGDVLITRADAYRTPARTAPVPVPDGPPAPDATLLGAAVKAIRAGDRAATAVRKEPAAPVTAAGGLPRTSAAETLATVQAAAMTGSAVWIGYVNAEGAASQRVIAPVRVEGGFVTGYDHTADEVRTYPLHRITGVAELADDQV is encoded by the coding sequence ATGGGGATCGGTGAGCTCGACCGGGAGGCGCACGTGCCCGAGGTAACTGGCGCCGGCGCGGCGCCCCGCACGCTCGCGGAGGCGCTCCGCGCGCGGGGCGACGAGGGGCTCTCCGCGCTGCTGCGCGCCCGGCCCGACCTGCTGAGCCCCGTACCGAACGACCTGACGCAGCTGGCGACCCGCGCCGGCACGCGCGGTTCGGTGGTGCGGGCCCTGGAGCGGCTCGACCGTTTCGCCCTCCAGACGGCCGAGGCGCTGGCCGTGGCCCCGGACCCCGCCCCGTACCCCGTGCTCCTCGCGCTGCTCACCGGCGACGAGGGCGATCCGGAGATCGAGGCGGCGCTGCCTGGCGCGGTGGCGCTGCTGCGCGAGCAGGCGCTGGTGTGGGGCGAGGACGACCGGCTGCGGCTCGTACGGACCGCGCGGGAGCTGCTCGCGCCCTCGGCGCAGCATCCGTCGCCGACCGGGCTCGGGCCGACGGTCGCGGAGGCGACGGCGGGGATGTCGCCGGGCCGGGTGCAGGAGATCATCGCGACGGCGGGGCTGACGCCGACGCACGACCCGGTGTCGGCGGTCGCGGCGCTGACGGAGCTGTTCACCGACCGGGCGCGGATGGGCGCGCTCCTCGACGAGGCGTCGCCGGAGGCCCTCTCCGTCCTGGACCGGCTGGTGTGGGGTCCGCCGTACGGCGAGGTGACCGCGAACCCGGCGCCTCCCGTGCAGTGGCTGCGCGACCGGGGTCTGCTGCTTCCGGTGTCGGCGCGGACCATGGTGCTGCCGCGCGAGGTGGCGCTGCATCTGCGGGGCGGACGGGCGCACCGGGCGCCGGAGCCGGTGGCGCCGGTCGTGGAGACGGCGCGCGAGTACCGTCCCCAGGTTGTGGACAGCACGGCGGCCGGGCAGGCGTACGCGACGCTCGCGACCGTCGAGGAGCTGCTCAAGTCCTGGCACCAGGGCGGGCCGCAGGTCCTGCGGGCGGGCGGGATGGCCGTACGGGACCTCAAGCGGACGGCGGCGGCCCTGGACGTGACGGAGCAGCTCGCCGCGTTCTGGCTGGAGCTGTGTTTCGCGGCGGGGCTGCTCGCCTCGGACGGCGAGGCGGACGAGCGGTACGCGCCGACGCCCGCGTACGACGACTGGCTCGACCTGCCGGCCGCCGAGCGCTGGGCCCGTCTGGTCGCGCCCTGGCTCATGGCGACCCGGGTGGCGGGCCTGGTGGGCGGCGCGGACGCGAAGGGCCGCACGCTGGCCGCGCTCGGCCCGGACCTGGACCGCGCGGCGGCGCCGGAGGTCCGGCACCGGGTCCTGGAGCTCCTCGCGACCCTCCCGCCGGGCGCGGCGGCGGACCCGGAGACGCTGTTCGCGCGGATGCGCTGGGAGCGGCCGCTGCGGACGGCCGCGCAGGCGAGCCCGCCGAAGCCGACGGTCGGTGCCGGTGCCGCCGGCGCTGCGGGTGCGCGTGGCGCCTCCGCTTCCGACGACTCCCCGGCCACCGGCACCCCCACCGCCGGCTCCGCCCTCCCCACCGACCTCCGCTCCCGGCTCGCCCGCTGGAGCCTCGCCGAGGCCGAGCTGCTCGGGCTCACGGGCCGGGGCGCGCTCGCGGCGCCCGCCCGGGCCCTGCTCAACCTGCCGCTCGCGGAGGCCGCCGCCCCCGCCGACCACGGGGGCCGGGTCGAACTGTCGGTGGCCGCCGGGCGGGCGGCGACCCTGCTCGCGCCGTTGCTTCCCGAGGCCGTCGACCACGTGCTGCTCCAGGCGGACCTGACGGCCGTCGCGCCGGGGCCGCTGCGGCGGCCGCTCGCGGACGCGCTCGCGGTCCTGGCGGACGTGGAATCGAAGGGTGGCGCGACGGTGTACCGGTTCACGCCCGGTTCCGTACGGCGCGCGCTGGACTCCGGGCGGTCGGCGTCCGACCTGCACGACTTCCTGACCGCGCACTCGCGCACGCCCGTGCCGCAGCCGCTGGCGTATCTGATCGACGACGTGGCGCGGAAGCACGGGCACCTGCGGATCGGAGCCGCCTCCGCGTACGTCCGCTGCGACGACGACACGGTCCTCGGCGAGATCCTGGCCGACCGGCGCTCCGCCGCCCTGGGCCTGCGCCGTCTCGCGCCGACGGTGCTGGCCGCGCAGACGGACCCGGCGTCGCTGCTCGACGGGCTGCGGTCGATGGGGTACGCCCCGGCCGCCGAGTCCGCGGAGGGCGACGTCCTGATCACCCGCGCCGACGCGTACCGCACCCCGGCCCGTACGGCCCCGGTGCCCGTCCCCGACGGCCCGCCGGCCCCCGACGCCACGCTCCTCGGCGCGGCGGTGAAGGCGATCCGGGCGGGCGACCGGGCGGCGACGGCGGTACGGAAGGAGCCGGCGGCCCCCGTGACGGCGGCGGGCGGCCTCCCCCGCACTTCGGCGGCCGAGACCCTGGCCACCGTCCAGGCCGCGGCGATGACCGGCTCGGCGGTCTGGATCGGCTATGTCAACGCGGAGGGCGCGGCTAGCCAGCGGGTCATCGCGCCGGTCCGCGTGGAGGGCGGCTTCGTGACGGGCTACGACCACACGGCCGACGAGGTCCGCACGTACCCCCTGCACCGGATCACGGGCGTGGCGGAACTGGCGGACGACCAGGTCTAG